From Flavobacterium alkalisoli, the proteins below share one genomic window:
- a CDS encoding AraC family transcriptional regulator codes for MKTLKPTFEVIEPPFGSSFCYSKYMQNENSKAHVWHYHPEIELVFVNGGSGKRQIGTHLSYYTDGDLILIGSNLPHCGFTDTTTGNRNETVIQMKPDFLGEGFLEIPEMKNVQHLFDRARGGLAFGEETKKKLGHKIEALNDKPYFERLLGLLEVLNELEDAADYKVLNAQGLSMEMQVQDNDRLNTIFNYVKDHFKEPIPLDEVAERVSMTVPSFCRYFKKITNKTFTRFVNEYRVVHASKLLAEKPIGITEVCYESGFNNFSHFNKAFKEFTGKSASQYRKELKSVIK; via the coding sequence ATGAAAACGCTTAAACCCACTTTTGAAGTTATAGAACCTCCCTTTGGGAGTTCGTTTTGTTATTCTAAATACATGCAGAATGAAAATAGTAAAGCACACGTTTGGCATTATCACCCCGAAATAGAACTGGTGTTTGTAAACGGGGGTTCAGGTAAGCGACAGATAGGCACACACCTTTCTTATTATACCGATGGTGATCTGATACTAATAGGGAGTAACCTGCCGCACTGCGGATTTACCGACACCACTACCGGAAACCGTAATGAAACCGTAATACAGATGAAGCCAGATTTTTTAGGGGAAGGTTTTTTAGAGATTCCGGAAATGAAGAATGTTCAGCATTTGTTTGACAGGGCAAGGGGAGGACTTGCTTTTGGCGAAGAGACCAAAAAGAAACTGGGCCATAAAATAGAGGCACTTAATGATAAACCTTACTTTGAAAGACTATTGGGGCTGCTTGAGGTACTTAACGAACTGGAAGACGCAGCCGATTATAAGGTTTTAAATGCACAGGGGCTGTCTATGGAAATGCAGGTTCAGGATAACGACAGGCTAAATACCATATTTAATTATGTAAAAGATCATTTTAAGGAACCTATTCCGTTAGATGAGGTAGCCGAGAGGGTGAGTATGACCGTGCCTTCTTTTTGCCGTTATTTTAAAAAGATAACCAATAAGACCTTTACCCGTTTTGTAAATGAATACCGTGTTGTACATGCTTCAAAACTGCTTGCCGAAAAACCTATTGGCATTACCGAGGTATGTTATGAAAGCGGGTTTAATAATTTCAGCCATTTTAATAAGGCATTCAAGGAGTTTACGGGCAAGAGTGCTTCGCAGTACCGCAAAGAGCTTAAATCGGTCATTAAATAA
- a CDS encoding helix-turn-helix domain-containing protein, giving the protein MKHFKSLSEFNRQNGFPPPENPLLSLVECKGLDTCSLIREEFTSDFYAIMFKKMKSGVVLYGRTKYDHDNGSLSFIKPRQIIQLDNIELEENGFIIYIHEDYLNGHSLHSEIKKYGFFEYEANEALHLSAREEQIIWDLFFRIQAEYNNTTDEYSRDIILTHIDSILKYSQRFYKRQFINRTQLSGKTISKFNELLSSYFEDGQLKENGLPTVKTMADSLNLSPRYLSDMLRQETGKTAIDLIHIHLITEAKHMLQASENTVAEIAYHLGFENPPYFTRLFKKEAGLTPNEYRKQLLN; this is encoded by the coding sequence ATGAAACATTTTAAAAGCCTGAGCGAATTTAACCGACAGAACGGTTTTCCGCCACCCGAAAATCCTTTATTAAGTTTAGTAGAATGTAAGGGTTTAGATACCTGTTCTTTAATCAGGGAAGAGTTTACCAGCGATTTTTATGCAATAATGTTCAAAAAAATGAAATCGGGAGTGGTACTGTATGGCCGTACAAAATATGATCATGATAATGGCTCGTTATCATTTATTAAACCCCGACAGATTATACAGCTGGACAATATTGAACTGGAAGAAAACGGTTTTATTATCTATATACACGAAGATTATCTTAATGGCCACAGCCTGCATTCTGAAATAAAGAAATATGGCTTCTTTGAGTATGAGGCTAATGAGGCATTGCATCTTTCCGCTCGTGAAGAACAGATAATCTGGGATCTTTTCTTCAGGATACAGGCAGAGTACAACAATACTACCGACGAGTATAGCCGGGACATTATCTTAACGCATATTGATTCCATACTTAAATATTCGCAACGCTTTTATAAAAGGCAGTTTATAAACCGTACCCAGCTTTCGGGTAAAACGATATCAAAATTCAATGAACTGCTGAGCTCTTATTTTGAGGACGGACAACTAAAGGAAAACGGGCTGCCAACGGTTAAAACTATGGCTGATTCCCTTAACCTTTCTCCCCGCTACTTAAGCGACATGCTTAGGCAGGAAACCGGAAAAACGGCTATAGACCTTATTCATATCCATCTTATAACCGAAGCCAAGCACATGCTCCAGGCATCGGAAAACACGGTAGCAGAAATTGCTTATCACCTTGGTTTCGAAAATCCGCCTTACTTTACAAGGCTCTTTAAAAAAGAGGCAGGATTGACACCAAATGAATACCGTAAACAGTTACTCAATTAA
- a CDS encoding gliding motility lipoprotein GldH family protein, protein MKKLLLLLPLLLLTSCAKFSLYSEKINDFPDNRWAADDAKTFSFELTEDVEKAKLDLFFSYVFEPGYDKVPVKLYMIKEGEAQVTIPEVLLLKNEAGEDLGDCLGDVCDLTQTIATQNFTKGKYTIKVVHEVNGPYLPNVIALGISLETTE, encoded by the coding sequence ATGAAAAAACTACTGCTTCTTCTTCCTTTGTTGCTTTTAACTTCCTGCGCTAAATTTTCCCTATATAGTGAAAAAATCAACGATTTTCCTGATAACCGATGGGCAGCAGATGATGCAAAAACCTTTAGTTTTGAATTAACTGAAGATGTTGAAAAAGCAAAACTGGACTTGTTTTTTTCTTATGTTTTTGAACCGGGTTACGACAAAGTTCCTGTTAAGTTGTATATGATAAAAGAAGGGGAGGCACAGGTTACGATTCCTGAAGTCCTTCTTTTAAAGAATGAGGCAGGTGAGGATCTGGGTGATTGCCTGGGTGATGTTTGTGACCTGACACAAACTATAGCAACACAAAACTTTACTAAAGGTAAATATACAATAAAGGTAGTGCATGAAGTCAACGGACCTTATCTGCCTAATGTTATTGCTTTAGGAATAAGCCTTGAAACTACAGAGTAA
- the pbpC gene encoding penicillin-binding protein 1C, with protein MGESRKTAIINWIKKRRIKLGVSFILLLLYYFCLPSTLFKEPYSTVIESTEGDLLAARIATDGQWRFPAQDSVPYKFKQCIVYFEDQHFYSHPGFNPVAIVKAARQNHKAGRVVRGGSTLTQQVIRLSRGDEKRTYFEKFIEIILATRLEFRYSKDEILNLYAAHAPYGGNVVGLEMASWRYFGVQPHQLSWAETATLAVLPNAPSLIYPGRNQKQLLDKRNRLLKKLKDEGVIDKETYELSLLEELPQKPFDLPQSAQHLLQNIAKTHEGQRIKTTVNNNLQSRVNQIAARYYQEYKQTEVYNLAILVVDVQTRNVMAYVGNSPTDMAHQKDVDIIPAARSTGSILKPLLFASMLNSGELLPNTLIPDVPTQIAGYSPKNYDLTYDGAVPAQRALARSLNVPAVLMLRDYGVYHFYEQLQKFKLSDIKEHPNHYGLSLILGGAESNLWDLCRAYAGMSSTLNYFTTHQAKYRQNEFANLNWDSSLKNDFGKEVYNKPVLGAGSIWLTYNAMKEVNRPEGDEAWKFYDSSLEIAWKTGTSFGSRDAWAIGTNSRYVVGVWVGNASGEGRPTLTGVGSAAPVLFDVFNLLPRQKWFATPYDDLEEVEVCSASGHLAGQFCPTVKQWIPLSEKQTEACPYHRLVHLDVSEKYQVNSGCESVDNMVTKPWFVLPPVMEWYYRSNHLDYIALPPFREDCKGSSGSTMDFIYPKEDSKVYLTKDFNGEIQPVIFKAAHTVPNAKLFWYLGDKYLGETQTFHEMAVTAQTGTYYLTITDEEGNEIKRKVEFINK; from the coding sequence ATGGGTGAAAGTAGAAAAACAGCAATAATCAATTGGATTAAAAAGCGCAGGATAAAACTTGGAGTAAGTTTTATCCTGCTGCTTCTATACTATTTTTGCCTTCCCTCAACTCTTTTTAAAGAGCCTTATTCTACGGTTATAGAAAGTACCGAAGGCGATTTGTTGGCTGCCCGTATAGCAACGGACGGTCAATGGCGTTTTCCGGCGCAGGATAGTGTGCCCTATAAGTTTAAACAATGCATTGTTTATTTTGAAGACCAGCATTTTTACAGCCACCCCGGATTTAATCCGGTAGCGATTGTAAAGGCTGCAAGACAAAATCATAAGGCAGGGAGGGTAGTGAGAGGAGGAAGTACGCTTACCCAGCAGGTAATACGCCTTTCCAGGGGAGATGAAAAACGTACTTACTTCGAAAAATTTATAGAGATCATACTGGCTACCCGACTCGAGTTTAGATATAGTAAAGACGAGATACTTAACCTATATGCTGCACATGCCCCTTACGGAGGTAATGTAGTAGGGCTTGAAATGGCGTCCTGGCGCTACTTTGGCGTTCAGCCACATCAGCTTAGCTGGGCAGAGACCGCCACACTTGCAGTATTGCCTAATGCTCCCAGCCTTATCTATCCGGGTAGGAATCAGAAACAGCTTTTGGATAAACGTAACAGGCTCCTTAAAAAACTTAAAGATGAGGGTGTAATAGATAAGGAAACCTATGAGCTGTCTTTGCTGGAGGAGTTGCCTCAAAAACCATTTGACCTGCCTCAGTCGGCACAGCATCTGTTACAGAATATTGCTAAAACACACGAGGGGCAGCGTATAAAGACTACAGTAAATAATAACCTGCAGTCAAGGGTAAACCAGATAGCTGCAAGATATTATCAGGAATATAAACAGACAGAGGTTTATAACCTTGCTATACTGGTTGTGGATGTGCAAACCCGAAATGTTATGGCTTATGTGGGTAATTCCCCTACCGACATGGCACACCAAAAGGATGTGGATATAATACCTGCAGCGAGAAGTACGGGAAGTATACTTAAGCCTTTGCTGTTTGCCTCTATGCTTAATTCGGGAGAGTTATTGCCTAACACTTTAATACCAGATGTTCCTACGCAGATAGCGGGTTATAGCCCTAAGAATTATGATCTCACTTATGATGGTGCCGTTCCGGCGCAAAGGGCGCTTGCAAGGTCGTTAAATGTGCCTGCGGTATTGATGCTAAGGGATTATGGGGTATACCATTTTTATGAGCAGCTTCAAAAGTTTAAACTTTCGGATATTAAGGAGCATCCTAATCATTACGGGTTATCCCTTATTTTAGGAGGTGCGGAGTCTAACCTTTGGGATTTATGCCGTGCTTATGCCGGTATGAGCTCTACGCTCAATTATTTTACGACACATCAGGCAAAATACAGGCAAAATGAATTTGCCAATCTTAACTGGGACAGCAGCCTTAAAAATGACTTTGGTAAGGAAGTATATAACAAGCCCGTATTAGGAGCAGGGTCTATATGGCTTACCTATAATGCCATGAAGGAAGTTAACCGCCCTGAAGGGGATGAAGCCTGGAAGTTTTATGATTCGTCGCTGGAAATAGCATGGAAAACAGGAACCAGCTTTGGTAGCCGTGATGCCTGGGCTATAGGTACCAACTCAAGATATGTGGTAGGTGTGTGGGTTGGAAACGCATCGGGAGAAGGAAGGCCAACGCTTACAGGTGTAGGGAGTGCGGCCCCTGTGCTATTTGATGTATTTAACCTGCTGCCAAGGCAAAAATGGTTCGCTACTCCTTATGATGATCTGGAAGAGGTTGAGGTATGCAGCGCAAGCGGACATCTGGCAGGGCAGTTTTGCCCTACGGTTAAGCAATGGATCCCTTTAAGCGAGAAACAAACAGAAGCATGTCCGTATCATCGTTTGGTGCATCTTGATGTTTCAGAAAAATATCAGGTAAACAGCGGATGTGAGAGTGTGGATAATATGGTGACCAAGCCGTGGTTTGTGCTTCCTCCTGTAATGGAATGGTACTACCGCAGCAACCATCTGGATTATATAGCGTTGCCGCCTTTCCGGGAAGACTGTAAAGGGTCGTCGGGCAGTACTATGGATTTTATCTATCCTAAGGAAGACAGTAAAGTATATCTCACCAAAGATTTTAACGGCGAAATTCAGCCTGTTATATTCAAAGCGGCCCATACTGTGCCTAATGCAAAGCTGTTTTGGTATTTGGGGGATAAATATCTGGGAGAAACCCAAACGTTTCATGAAATGGCCGTAACGGCACAAACAGGAACTTATTATTTAACAATAACCGATGAGGAGGGTAATGAAATAAAAAGAAAGGTTGAATTTATAAACAAGTAA
- a CDS encoding dihydrofolate reductase family protein, giving the protein MRKLTMYNFITLNGFYKGLNEDISWHRHGGEEEGFSVDSLQQDNMLLFGRVTYQMMASFWPTPMAMESMPDVATGMNNAEKIVFSKSLDKAEWQNTRIINGDIIEEIKKLKQQPGKDMTILGSGSIVTQFAEAGLIDGYEIMIDPVAIGNGTPIFNGISNNLNLMLTNSKVFKSGVILLSYVPL; this is encoded by the coding sequence ATGAGAAAATTAACCATGTACAACTTTATTACCCTTAACGGTTTCTATAAAGGATTAAATGAAGACATAAGCTGGCACAGGCACGGCGGTGAAGAGGAAGGTTTTTCTGTAGACAGCCTTCAGCAGGATAATATGCTCTTATTTGGCAGGGTTACTTACCAAATGATGGCTTCCTTTTGGCCTACCCCAATGGCTATGGAAAGTATGCCCGATGTTGCTACAGGAATGAACAATGCCGAGAAGATAGTATTTTCCAAGTCACTTGATAAAGCCGAGTGGCAAAACACCCGTATTATAAACGGTGATATAATTGAGGAAATAAAAAAACTGAAACAGCAGCCGGGTAAAGACATGACCATACTAGGCAGCGGCAGCATTGTTACACAGTTTGCCGAAGCCGGGCTTATAGATGGTTATGAAATTATGATAGACCCTGTAGCCATAGGTAACGGCACACCCATTTTTAACGGCATAAGCAACAATTTAAACCTGATGCTTACCAATTCAAAAGTATTTAAAAGCGGAGTGATACTGTTAAGCTATGTCCCTCTGTAA
- a CDS encoding Rne/Rng family ribonuclease, whose protein sequence is MYSVNKELIIRSSSDAVDFALLKDGKLIELHKEQEDKNKFSVGDIFIAKIRKPVAGLNAAFVNVGFEKDAFLHYHDLGPNLPSLLKFIKLVSAGKIKDFSLKNFPFEKEIDKDGAITDVLSANQSVLVQVVKEPISTKGPRISSELSLAGRYVVLVPFSDRISISQKIDSKDEKERLKRLVQSIRPKGFGVIVRTVAEGKKVAELDKDLQNLIDKWSAMCKRIPSAHHPSKVLGEVNKVSSMLRDIFNDTFTGIHVDDEDLYYQTKDYLQEIAPQKANIVKLYQSKELPLFEKYNIERQIKTSFGKTVSMSKGAYLIIEHTEALHVIDVNSGNRSNKAQSQEDTALEVNLIAAAEIARQLRLRDMGGIIVVDFIDMSNPENRKTLYDFLKEEMSDDKAKHKILPPSKFGLIQITRQRVRPEVNIKTREEDPNRVNGEIEAPILVIDRITADLERIIRNHKKIVLNAHPFVAAYLTKGFPSIRSKWFFEHKKWVKIIPRDAYTYLEYRFFDSKGNAIKE, encoded by the coding sequence ATGTACAGTGTGAACAAGGAATTAATTATCCGATCCAGTTCTGATGCCGTAGATTTTGCCTTATTAAAAGATGGAAAACTAATTGAATTACACAAGGAACAGGAAGATAAAAACAAGTTTTCTGTTGGCGATATATTTATAGCCAAAATAAGAAAACCTGTTGCCGGCCTTAACGCCGCATTTGTAAACGTAGGCTTTGAAAAAGATGCCTTTTTGCATTATCATGACCTGGGGCCTAATTTGCCCTCCCTGTTGAAATTCATAAAACTTGTAAGCGCAGGTAAAATAAAAGATTTCTCCCTGAAAAACTTTCCTTTTGAAAAAGAAATCGACAAAGACGGAGCCATTACCGATGTTTTGAGCGCCAACCAGTCGGTTCTTGTACAGGTAGTAAAAGAGCCCATATCTACAAAAGGCCCAAGAATAAGCTCAGAGCTTTCACTGGCCGGAAGATATGTTGTTTTAGTACCTTTTTCTGACAGGATCTCAATTTCTCAAAAAATTGATTCCAAAGATGAAAAAGAAAGACTAAAACGTTTGGTTCAGTCTATCAGGCCAAAAGGTTTTGGTGTTATTGTGAGAACAGTAGCAGAAGGCAAAAAAGTAGCCGAACTGGATAAAGACTTGCAAAACCTGATCGATAAATGGTCAGCCATGTGCAAGCGCATCCCATCTGCCCATCATCCCTCTAAAGTATTAGGTGAAGTAAATAAAGTTTCATCAATGCTAAGGGATATTTTTAATGATACCTTTACCGGTATTCATGTGGATGATGAGGATTTGTATTACCAAACAAAGGACTATCTGCAGGAGATAGCCCCTCAAAAAGCTAACATCGTTAAGCTGTACCAGTCTAAGGAACTGCCCCTATTTGAGAAATACAATATAGAAAGGCAGATTAAAACCTCTTTCGGGAAAACGGTATCCATGAGTAAGGGAGCCTACCTTATTATAGAACACACAGAAGCTCTTCACGTTATAGACGTTAACAGCGGGAACCGTTCTAATAAGGCACAAAGCCAGGAAGATACAGCCCTTGAAGTAAACCTTATTGCTGCTGCAGAAATTGCAAGACAACTAAGGCTAAGGGATATGGGTGGAATTATTGTTGTCGATTTTATAGACATGTCTAACCCTGAGAACCGAAAGACCCTCTACGACTTTTTGAAAGAGGAAATGAGCGACGATAAAGCGAAACACAAGATCCTGCCTCCTAGTAAATTTGGACTTATCCAAATTACCAGACAGCGCGTCAGGCCAGAGGTAAACATTAAAACCAGAGAAGAAGACCCTAACAGGGTTAATGGAGAAATTGAAGCTCCTATACTGGTAATAGACCGAATTACGGCCGACCTAGAAAGAATTATAAGAAACCACAAGAAGATAGTGCTTAATGCACACCCTTTTGTGGCTGCATACCTTACTAAAGGTTTTCCATCAATACGTTCAAAATGGTTTTTTGAACATAAAAAATGGGTGAAAATTATACCGCGTGACGCTTACACGTATTTAGAATACAGATTTTTTGACAGCAAAGGAAACGCTATCAAAGAGTAA
- a CDS encoding SDR family NAD(P)-dependent oxidoreductase, whose product MSKTIFITGASRGFGRLWAEAFLNRGDKVVATARNTQSLNGLKEKYGDAVLTLQLDVNNREQSFAAINQAKEHFGTIDVVINNAGYGLFGTIEETSEEDARQQIETNVFGLLWVTQAALPVMRAQGHGHIIQVSSVLGITTLPNLGIYNASKFAVEGLSETLAAEVKDFGINITLVEPNGFATEWAGTSAKQSETIPAYDQVRAAFNEDMSDTDIFGIPEATTPAILKLVDAQTPPLRLFLGKVALPWAKQTYEQRINEWEEWDAVASAAHGK is encoded by the coding sequence ATGAGCAAAACAATTTTTATAACAGGTGCTTCAAGAGGATTTGGACGCCTTTGGGCAGAGGCCTTTTTAAACCGTGGTGACAAAGTGGTTGCCACAGCAAGAAATACACAATCGCTTAACGGACTGAAAGAAAAATACGGTGATGCTGTGCTAACACTTCAACTTGACGTAAACAACCGCGAACAAAGTTTTGCAGCAATAAACCAGGCTAAAGAACATTTTGGCACAATAGACGTAGTGATTAATAATGCCGGATACGGATTGTTTGGAACTATTGAGGAAACCAGCGAGGAAGATGCACGCCAACAGATTGAAACCAACGTATTCGGACTACTTTGGGTTACTCAGGCAGCACTTCCTGTTATGAGAGCACAGGGACACGGACACATCATTCAGGTATCAAGTGTACTTGGTATTACTACCCTTCCTAACTTAGGCATTTACAACGCTTCTAAATTTGCCGTGGAAGGCCTTAGCGAAACCTTAGCTGCCGAAGTAAAAGATTTCGGAATCAACATCACATTAGTAGAACCAAATGGTTTTGCTACCGAATGGGCTGGTACCTCTGCTAAACAATCAGAAACAATACCTGCTTACGACCAGGTAAGAGCCGCATTTAACGAAGACATGAGCGACACCGATATTTTTGGTATCCCGGAAGCTACTACACCTGCAATACTTAAACTGGTAGACGCACAAACACCACCGCTTCGACTGTTTTTAGGCAAAGTAGCGCTGCCATGGGCAAAACAAACCTATGAACAGCGTATTAACGAATGGGAAGAGTGGGATGCTGTTGCATCTGCAGCTCACGGAAAATAA